A region from the Cydia amplana chromosome 7, ilCydAmpl1.1, whole genome shotgun sequence genome encodes:
- the LOC134649757 gene encoding uncharacterized protein LOC134649757 has product MFNQNAPPEIPLLECPICCDHKRYKGQRGLNIHCVRAHSPRIDPQLPTATTNNVATNSNANTDSTATSPIISLAQLLATLKNETKLTKRIPKGARSSVARSLAECIARVVADNSNASWERLLTFAYQNLHIPHIKSNRSLTSIIKSNVTHPSFPIPHSVNNPTDQTPRLLSTNPKYKCKSVENKLSDGNLKGATRLLFSSDTLATCSPAVLNDLQEKHPSVSTSSLQPNPPVTSSQPLQVSKTAILHAILSFPTGSAGGLDGISPQHLKDLTSPLAGDAGCQQGDPLGPAIFSLAIHPVITELTSDLNFWYLDDGTIGGSKSSVLADLKTLIDRFSEIGLSINFNKCEMFISEAIPPNARSSIIDEINQLTPNISILSRETLTLLGAPILDESIPLCINSKIEKFFKCSNLFYEINPHMALYILRLCLFSPKFLYILRCAPLWKFPIITANIDQILKDTVSKILNVTFTSPSWIQATLPIKYGGLGIRLTGSLALPAFLSSAYSTLTLIGGILRTPSTTNVSVSCLADAESAWSADHPVEQVPEEKSSQATWDVINIKTQHQLLLQNCHNNHTTPRTGEAISRFRKGVRTLAARASIAKPWLHSRSFSPSHRCLPPPGPKNM; this is encoded by the exons atgTTTAATCAAAATGCCCCACCTGAGATCCCGCTCCTGGAATGTCCCATCTGCTGCGACCATAAACGGTACAAAGGCCAACGCGGCCTCAATATTCACTGCGTTCGCGCTCATAGCCCCCGAATCGACCCGCAACTGCCCACAGCAACGACTAACAACGTGGCAACCAACAGCAATGCTAATACTGACTCTACTGCTACTAGCCCAATTATATCCCTAGCTCAATTACTAGCCACCCTTAAGAACGAAACAAAATTGACTAAACGTATACCTAAAGGTGCTCGTTCTTCTGTAGCACGAAGTCTGGCGGAGTGCATAGCCAGAGTGGTAGCAGATAACAGCAATGCTTCTTGGGAACGTCTTTTAACATTCGCCTATCAAAATTTACATATTCCACACATCAAATCAAACCGAAGTTTAACATCAATTATCAAAAGTAACGTAACTCACCCCTCCTTTCCCATACCTCATTCTGTTAACAACCCGACAGACCAAACTCCTCGCTTATTATCAACCAACCCAAAGTACAAATGCAAATCGGTAGAAAATAAATTATCCGATGGTAACTTAAAAGGAGCAACTAGATTACTTTTTTCCAGCGATACCTTGGCGACTTGCTCTCCTGCCGTGCTCAATGATCTGCAAGAGAAACACCCCTCCGTTTCAACATCTTCATTGCAACCTAACCCACCGGTCACCTCTTCCCAACCGCTACAAGTATCGAAAACTGCAATCTTACATGCGATACTCTCCTTTCCAACTGGGTCAGCAGGCGGACTAGACGGAATCTCTCCGCAACACCTAAAAGATTTAACTAGCCCGCTTGCAGGAGATGCCG GATGCCAGCAAGGAGACCCACTAGGGCCCGCAATTTTCAGCCTAGCCATCCACCCCGTCATCACTGAGCTCACATCGGACCTAAATTTCTGGTATTTAGACGACGGCACCATCGGTGGCAGTAAGTCATCTGTGTTGGCTGACCTTAAAACTTTAATTGACCGCTTCTCAGAAATCGGTCTTTCGATCAATTTTAACAAGTGTGAAATGTTCATTTCAGAAGCCATTCCGCCCAATGCCCGATCCTCTATTATCGACGAGATTAACCAGCTCACACCAAATATTTCCATATTATCCCGCGAAACCCTCACACTTTTAGGAGCCCCCATTTTAGACGAATCCATCCCGTTATGCATAAattcaaaaatagaaaaattctTTAAGTGTTCGAACCTTTTTTATGAAATCAACCCACACATGGCCCTCTACATCTTACGACTATGCCTTTTCTCgcccaaatttttgtacatcctTCGCTGCGCCCCACTTTGGAAATTCCCCATAATTACTGCAAACATTGACCAAATTTTAAAGGACACCGTTAGTAAAATTCTGAACGTAACTTTCACATCCCCCAGTTGGATCCAAGCTACCCTCCCGATCAAATACGGCGGTCTTGGTATCCGTTTGACGGGCAGTTTAGCTCTCCCGGCCTTTTTGTCGTCTGCCTATAGCACGCTCACCCTCATTGGTGGTATATTACGTACCCCTTCAACCACTAATGTGTCGGTGTCGTGCCTGGCGGACGCTGAATCGGCTTGGAGTGCAGACCATCCCGTCGAACAGGTACCAGAGGAAAAATCTAGCCAAGCAACATGGGACGTCATAAATATAAAAACGCAACACCAACTCCTACTACAAAACTGCCATAACAACCATACCACGCCACGAACGGGCGAGGCTATTAGCCGTTTCCGAAAAGGAGTCAGGACATTGGCTGCACGCGCTTCCATCGCGAAACCTTGGCTCCACTCTAGATCCTTCAGCCCTTCGCATCGCTGTCTGCCTCCGCCTGGGCCTAAAAATATGTGA